The following are from one region of the Escherichia sp. E4742 genome:
- the yihU gene encoding sulfolactaldehyde 3-reductase — protein MATIAFLGLGQMGSPMANNLLQKGHSLQVFDVNAQAVDALVTQGATAAQTPAEAAAGAEFIITMLPNGDIVRQVLLGEKGVCETVSSDALVIDMSTIHPLQTDALIRELQEKGISMMDAPVGRTSVNAIDGTLLILAGGTDEQIARARPILMCMGNELVEAGGPGMGIRVKLINNYMSIALNALSSEAAVLCESLGLNLDVAIKVMSGTAAGKGHFTTTWPGKVLKGDLSPAFMVDLALKDLRIAVDVARETGAPLNMGIAAESYYAAASQDGKGRQDWSALLNQVRQQAGL, from the coding sequence ATGGCAACCATTGCATTTCTAGGGTTGGGGCAGATGGGTAGCCCAATGGCTAACAATCTATTGCAAAAAGGGCATTCATTGCAGGTATTTGATGTCAATGCACAAGCCGTCGATGCGCTAGTTACGCAGGGGGCCACTGCGGCACAAACCCCAGCGGAAGCGGCAGCAGGCGCTGAATTTATCATCACTATGCTTCCCAATGGTGACATTGTTCGACAGGTGCTGTTGGGGGAAAAAGGCGTCTGTGAGACTGTTTCATCTGACGCGTTAGTGATTGATATGTCGACTATTCATCCCTTACAGACCGATGCATTAATACGGGAATTACAAGAAAAAGGCATCAGTATGATGGACGCCCCCGTGGGCAGAACGTCCGTGAATGCGATTGATGGCACATTGCTGATTTTAGCGGGTGGCACTGATGAGCAGATTGCGCGTGCACGCCCGATTCTCATGTGCATGGGTAATGAGCTGGTTGAGGCTGGCGGCCCAGGAATGGGGATCCGTGTGAAGCTAATTAACAACTATATGAGCATTGCGCTTAATGCGCTGTCCTCCGAAGCCGCTGTGTTATGTGAGTCACTGGGATTAAATCTTGATGTCGCAATTAAGGTGATGAGTGGTACGGCAGCAGGGAAAGGACATTTTACGACCACCTGGCCTGGCAAAGTGCTGAAAGGCGATCTTTCTCCCGCCTTCATGGTGGACCTGGCATTGAAAGATCTGCGTATTGCAGTTGACGTCGCCCGGGAAACGGGGGCGCCGCTCAATATGGGGATTGCAGCAGAAAGTTATTACGCCGCAGCAAGTCAAGACGGCAAAGGGCGGCAGGACTGGAGCGCCCTGCTAAATCAGGTTCGCCAGCAGGCTGGTCTTTAA
- a CDS encoding sugar kinase: MTRIACVGITVQDRIYSLPTLPEGGGKYQANHYLEIGGGPAATAAVAIAKLGVEVDFIGRVGDDSCGNTLLAELEGWGVNTAFCRRYPNARSSQSAILVDQHGERIIVNYPSPDLGTDAEWLEAIDFSRYDLILADVRWHSGTEKAFSLARLAGVTTLLDADMTPQDISPLVALADHAVFSTPGLKRMTGLQSPEESLYQATTQTAGKVYVTLGSEGSLWIEDDHLCQQEAFSVNVVDTTGAGDVFHGALAVALAEKMPTKEAIRFASAVAAMKCTQPGGRAGIPNREQTESFLSLYA, encoded by the coding sequence ATGACCAGAATTGCATGCGTGGGTATCACAGTTCAGGACAGGATTTATTCTTTGCCCACTCTGCCGGAGGGCGGCGGAAAATATCAGGCAAATCATTATCTTGAGATTGGTGGCGGCCCGGCAGCAACAGCCGCTGTTGCAATCGCAAAGCTTGGCGTGGAGGTTGATTTCATCGGTCGCGTCGGCGATGACAGTTGTGGAAATACCTTACTTGCAGAACTTGAGGGTTGGGGCGTCAATACCGCATTTTGCCGCCGATATCCTAACGCCCGTTCGTCGCAATCAGCGATCCTCGTTGATCAGCATGGCGAACGGATTATCGTTAATTATCCAAGTCCCGATCTCGGTACTGATGCCGAATGGTTAGAAGCGATCGATTTCTCTCGTTATGATCTGATTCTGGCCGATGTTCGCTGGCATAGCGGTACTGAAAAAGCATTCTCGCTAGCGCGCCTTGCGGGTGTGACAACACTTTTAGATGCCGATATGACACCGCAGGATATTTCTCCACTTGTCGCGCTTGCCGATCATGCTGTGTTCTCTACGCCAGGGCTGAAACGTATGACTGGCCTTCAGTCACCTGAAGAAAGCTTGTACCAGGCAACGACACAAACAGCAGGTAAAGTGTATGTCACGCTGGGTTCTGAAGGTTCGTTGTGGATTGAAGATGATCATTTGTGTCAACAGGAGGCATTTTCTGTCAATGTGGTTGATACCACTGGAGCAGGCGATGTTTTTCACGGTGCACTCGCGGTAGCGTTGGCAGAAAAAATGCCAACAAAAGAGGCTATTCGTTTTGCCAGTGCGGTTGCCGCGATGAAATGTACCCAGCCTGGCGGTCGGGCTGGCATTCCTAATCGTGAGCAAACCGAATCATTTTTGTCACTTTATGCGTAA
- a CDS encoding DeoR/GlpR family DNA-binding transcription regulator produces the protein MSIIEVTGNPRHDQLVHLIAERGYMNIEELAQLLDVSTQTVRRDIRKLSEQGLITRHHGGAGRVSSVMNTAFEQRELSLTAEKRAIAEAVADYLPERCTVFITIGTTVEAVARALLNRRDLRIITNSLRVAQILYKNQDIEVMVPGGTLRAHNGGIIGPGAVDFIEGFRADYLITSIGAIEHDGTLLEFDVNEALVARTMIKHARNTLLVADHTKFAASAAVSIGNARNVRAFFTDAPPPNSFCQLLSEENVELVVAEQEVS, from the coding sequence ATGAGTATCATCGAAGTGACAGGTAATCCACGCCATGACCAACTCGTTCATCTAATCGCAGAACGCGGTTATATGAATATTGAAGAACTGGCACAACTGCTGGATGTTTCAACGCAAACCGTGCGCCGGGATATCCGAAAACTCAGTGAGCAGGGGTTGATCACCCGTCATCATGGAGGGGCCGGGCGCGTCTCCAGCGTCATGAATACCGCTTTTGAGCAACGGGAACTTTCGCTCACCGCCGAGAAACGGGCGATCGCTGAGGCGGTCGCCGATTACCTTCCCGAACGCTGTACCGTCTTTATCACCATCGGTACAACCGTAGAAGCCGTTGCCAGGGCATTACTCAACCGTCGTGATTTACGCATTATCACTAACAGCCTGCGTGTGGCACAGATTCTTTATAAGAATCAGGATATTGAAGTGATGGTGCCGGGAGGCACTTTACGCGCCCATAACGGCGGGATTATCGGCCCAGGAGCCGTGGATTTTATTGAAGGTTTTCGCGCAGACTATTTAATCACCAGTATTGGTGCCATTGAGCATGACGGCACCCTGCTGGAATTTGATGTCAATGAAGCGTTAGTCGCGAGAACGATGATTAAACATGCGAGGAATACATTGCTAGTGGCAGACCATACTAAGTTTGCCGCGTCTGCTGCTGTTTCAATTGGCAATGCGCGGAATGTCAGGGCTTTTTTTACTGATGCCCCACCTCCCAATTCTTTCTGCCAGTTGTTAAGTGAAGAGAATGTTGAACTGGTGGTTGCCGAGCAGGAAGTATCCTGA
- a CDS encoding MFS transporter, translated as MLTKKKWALFSLLTLCGGTIYKLPSLKDAFYIPMQEYFHLTNGQIGNAMSVNSFVTTVGFFLSIYFADKLPRRYTMSLSLIATGLLGVYLTTMPGYWGILFVWALFGVTCDMMNWPVLLKSVSRLGNSEQQGRLFGFFETGRGIVDTVVAFSALAVFTWFGSGLLGFKAGIWFYSLIVIAVGIIIFFVLNDKEEAPSVEAKKEDEASQNTSMTSVLKDKTIWLIAFNVFFVYAVYCGLTFFIPFLKNIYLLPVALVGAYGIINQYCLKMIGGPIGGMISDKILKSPSKYLCYTFIISTAALVLLIMLPHESMPVYLGMACTLGFGAIVFTQRAVFFAPIGEAKIAENKTGAAMALGSFIGYAPAMFCFSLYGYILDLNPGIIGYKIVFGIMACFAFCGAVVSVMLVKRISQRKKEMLAAEA; from the coding sequence ATGCTCACGAAAAAGAAATGGGCGTTATTTAGTCTATTAACACTGTGTGGCGGTACAATTTATAAATTACCGTCGCTGAAAGATGCGTTTTATATCCCGATGCAGGAATATTTCCATTTGACTAATGGTCAAATTGGTAATGCTATGTCGGTAAACTCATTTGTCACCACAGTGGGCTTTTTTCTGTCTATTTATTTTGCCGATAAACTACCGCGCAGATACACCATGTCACTCTCACTCATTGCGACGGGATTACTGGGTGTTTATTTGACAACAATGCCGGGATATTGGGGCATCCTCTTTGTCTGGGCGCTATTTGGCGTTACCTGCGACATGATGAACTGGCCGGTCTTGCTCAAGTCGGTAAGTCGATTGGGCAATAGCGAACAACAAGGTCGTTTGTTTGGCTTCTTCGAAACAGGGCGTGGCATTGTCGATACCGTGGTGGCATTTTCTGCGTTGGCAGTATTTACCTGGTTTGGCAGTGGCTTATTGGGCTTTAAAGCGGGCATTTGGTTCTATTCCCTTATTGTGATTGCCGTGGGCATTATCATTTTCTTTGTACTCAATGACAAAGAAGAGGCACCGTCCGTGGAGGCGAAAAAAGAAGACGAAGCATCGCAAAACACTAGTATGACCTCGGTGCTGAAAGACAAAACCATCTGGCTTATCGCTTTCAACGTCTTCTTCGTTTACGCGGTTTACTGTGGCCTGACATTCTTCATTCCATTCCTGAAAAACATCTATCTACTGCCCGTTGCGCTGGTGGGGGCTTACGGCATCATTAACCAATACTGTCTGAAAATGATCGGTGGACCGATTGGTGGCATGATTTCAGATAAGATCCTGAAATCACCGAGTAAATATCTGTGCTACACCTTTATCATCAGTACCGCTGCGCTCGTACTGTTGATTATGCTGCCGCACGAAAGTATGCCGGTATATTTAGGGATGGCATGTACGCTGGGCTTTGGCGCGATAGTCTTTACACAGCGTGCCGTATTCTTTGCGCCTATTGGCGAAGCGAAAATTGCTGAAAATAAAACAGGCGCGGCAATGGCGTTGGGTAGTTTTATTGGTTATGCCCCGGCGATGTTCTGCTTCAGTCTGTATGGCTACATTCTGGATTTAAATCCGGGGATTATTGGCTACAAAATCGTGTTTGGCATTATGGCCTGCTTCGCATTCTGCGGTGCGGTGGTTTCCGTAATGTTGGTTAAGCGAATTAGTCAGCGTAAGAAAGAGATGCTGGCGGCTGAAGCTTAA
- a CDS encoding sugar phosphate isomerase/epimerase family protein: MVTTNNARKILQRVDTLPLYLHAYAFHLNMRLERVLPADLLDIASENNLRGVKIHVLDGERFSLGNMDDKELSAFGDKARRLNLDIHIETSASDKASIDEAVAIALKTGASSVRFYPRYEGNLRDVLSIIANDIAYVRETYQDSGLTFTIEQHEDLKSHELVSLVKESEMESLSLLFDFANMINANEHPIDALKTMAPHITQVHIKDALIVKEQGGLGHKACISGQGDMSFKALLTHLICLGDDEPQVTAYGLEEEVDYYAPAFRFEDEDDNPWIPYRQMSETPLPENHLLDARLRKEIEDAINQINHVRNVLQQIKQEASHLLNH; the protein is encoded by the coding sequence ATGGTGACAACAAATAACGCAAGAAAGATTCTACAACGTGTCGATACTCTTCCTCTTTATTTACATGCTTATGCCTTTCATTTAAATATGCGGCTGGAAAGAGTGTTGCCTGCTGATTTACTTGATATCGCGAGTGAAAATAATCTGCGGGGCGTCAAAATTCATGTTCTGGATGGCGAGCGTTTTTCTCTTGGCAATATGGACGATAAAGAACTCTCTGCCTTTGGTGATAAAGCCCGCCGTCTGAACCTTGATATTCATATTGAAACTAGCGCCTCAGATAAGGCATCTATTGATGAAGCCGTCGCCATCGCGTTGAAAACCGGGGCATCGTCCGTACGTTTTTATCCACGTTATGAAGGTAATTTGCGCGACGTATTATCGATCATCGCTAACGACATTGCCTATGTACGGGAAACGTATCAGGACAGCGGCCTGACTTTTACGATCGAGCAGCATGAAGATTTAAAAAGCCATGAACTGGTTTCGCTGGTCAAAGAAAGTGAGATGGAGTCTCTTTCCTTACTGTTTGATTTTGCGAACATGATCAATGCCAATGAGCATCCCATCGACGCTTTAAAAACGATGGCGCCGCATATTACCCAGGTGCATATCAAAGATGCATTGATTGTTAAAGAACAGGGTGGTTTGGGCCATAAAGCCTGTATTTCAGGTCAGGGAGATATGTCATTCAAAGCGTTATTAACGCACCTTATCTGCCTGGGTGATGATGAGCCGCAGGTGACGGCATATGGCCTGGAAGAAGAGGTTGATTATTATGCGCCGGCGTTCCGCTTTGAAGACGAAGATGATAATCCGTGGATCCCTTATCGCCAGATGAGTGAAACACCACTACCAGAAAATCATTTACTGGATGCTCGGTTACGTAAAGAAATAGAAGATGCGATTAATCAGATAAATCATGTGCGTAACGTACTACAACAAATCAAACAAGAGGCAAGCCATCTTCTGAACCACTAA
- a CDS encoding GntR family transcriptional regulator, giving the protein MTGNQSTVENAKEKLDRWLKDGITTPGGKLPSERELGELLGIKRMTLRQALLNLEAESKIFRKDRKGWFVTQPRFNYSPELSASFQRAAIEQGREPSWGFTEKSRTSDIPQTLAPLIAVTPSTELYRITGWGALEGHKVFYHETYINPEVAPGFIEQLENHSFSSVWEKCYQKETVVKKLIFKPVRMPGDISKYLGGSAGMPAILIEKHRADPQGNIVQIDIEYWRFEAVDLIINL; this is encoded by the coding sequence ATGACGGGAAATCAATCCACCGTAGAAAATGCAAAAGAGAAACTGGATCGGTGGTTAAAAGATGGCATCACTACGCCGGGTGGAAAACTCCCTTCAGAAAGAGAGCTGGGAGAGCTGCTGGGCATTAAACGTATGACGCTGCGCCAGGCGTTGCTGAACCTCGAGGCAGAATCCAAAATCTTCCGTAAGGATCGTAAAGGGTGGTTCGTGACTCAGCCGCGATTTAATTACAGCCCGGAGCTGTCGGCGAGCTTTCAGCGGGCCGCAATTGAGCAAGGGCGGGAACCTTCCTGGGGGTTTACCGAGAAAAGCCGCACCAGCGACATTCCCCAGACGCTTGCGCCACTGATTGCAGTGACGCCATCAACTGAACTCTATCGTATTACCGGCTGGGGGGCGCTGGAAGGACATAAAGTTTTCTATCACGAAACATATATTAATCCTGAAGTTGCCCCGGGTTTTATTGAACAACTTGAAAATCACTCATTTTCTTCAGTCTGGGAAAAGTGCTACCAAAAAGAGACGGTAGTAAAAAAATTGATTTTCAAACCCGTCAGAATGCCGGGCGATATCAGCAAGTATCTTGGCGGTTCTGCGGGTATGCCTGCGATCTTAATTGAAAAGCATCGCGCCGACCCGCAAGGAAATATTGTCCAGATAGATATTGAATATTGGCGATTTGAGGCCGTAGACCTCATCATTAATCTGTAG
- the typA gene encoding ribosome-dependent GTPase TypA, with the protein MIEKLRNIAIIAHVDHGKTTLVDKLLQQSGTFDSRAETQERVMDSNDLEKERGITILAKNTAIKWNDYRINIVDTPGHADFGGEVERVMSMVDSVLLVVDAFDGPMPQTRFVTKKAFAYGLKPIVVINKVDRPGARPDWVVDQVFDLFVNLDATDEQLDFPIVYASALNGIAGLDHEDMAEDMTPLYQAIIDHVPAPDVDLDGPFQMQISQLDYNSYVGVIGIGRIKRGKVKPNQQVTIIDSEGKTRNAKVGKVLGHLGLERIETDLAEAGDIVAITGLGELNISDTVCDTQNVEALPALSVDEPTISMFFCVNTSPFCGKEGKFVTSRQILDRLNKELVHNVALRVEETEDADAFRVSGRGELHLSVLIENMRREGFELAVSRPKVIFREIDGRKQEPYENVTLDVEEQHQGSVMQALGERKGDLKNMNPDGKGRVRLDYVIPSRGLIGFRSEFMTMTSGTGLLYSTFSHYDDVRPGEVGQRQNGVLISNGQGKAVAFALFGLQDRGKLFLGHGAEVYEGQIIGIHSRSNDLTVNCLTGKKLTNMRASGTDEAVVLVPPIRMTLEQALEFIDDDELVEVTPTSIRIRKRHLTENDRRRANRAPKDD; encoded by the coding sequence GTGATCGAAAAATTGCGTAATATCGCCATCATCGCGCACGTCGACCATGGTAAAACCACCCTGGTAGACAAGCTGCTCCAACAATCCGGTACGTTCGACTCTCGTGCCGAAACCCAAGAGCGCGTGATGGACTCCAACGATTTGGAGAAAGAGCGTGGGATTACCATCCTCGCGAAAAACACCGCTATCAAATGGAATGATTACCGTATCAATATCGTTGATACCCCGGGGCACGCCGACTTCGGTGGTGAAGTTGAACGTGTAATGTCCATGGTAGACTCAGTGCTGCTGGTGGTTGACGCATTTGACGGCCCGATGCCGCAAACGCGCTTCGTAACCAAAAAAGCGTTTGCTTACGGCCTGAAGCCGATTGTTGTTATCAACAAAGTTGACCGCCCTGGCGCGCGTCCTGACTGGGTTGTGGATCAGGTATTCGACCTGTTCGTAAACCTCGATGCGACCGATGAGCAGCTGGACTTCCCGATCGTTTACGCTTCTGCGCTGAACGGTATCGCGGGTCTGGACCACGAAGATATGGCGGAAGACATGACCCCGCTGTATCAGGCGATTATTGACCACGTTCCTGCGCCGGACGTTGACCTTGACGGTCCGTTCCAGATGCAGATTTCTCAGCTCGATTACAACAGCTATGTTGGTGTTATCGGCATTGGCCGCATCAAGCGCGGTAAAGTGAAGCCGAACCAGCAAGTTACTATCATCGATAGCGAAGGCAAAACCCGCAACGCGAAAGTCGGTAAAGTGCTGGGCCACCTCGGTCTGGAACGTATCGAAACCGATCTGGCGGAAGCTGGCGATATCGTGGCGATCACGGGCCTTGGCGAACTGAATATTTCTGACACCGTTTGCGACACGCAAAACGTTGAAGCGCTGCCGGCACTCTCCGTTGATGAGCCGACCATTTCTATGTTCTTCTGCGTTAACACCTCGCCGTTCTGCGGTAAAGAAGGTAAGTTCGTAACGTCTCGTCAGATCCTGGACCGTCTGAACAAAGAACTGGTACACAACGTTGCGCTGCGCGTAGAAGAAACCGAAGACGCCGATGCGTTCCGCGTTTCTGGTCGTGGCGAACTGCACCTGTCTGTTCTGATCGAAAACATGCGTCGTGAAGGTTTCGAACTGGCGGTATCCCGTCCGAAAGTTATCTTCCGTGAAATCGACGGTCGTAAACAAGAGCCGTATGAAAACGTGACTCTGGACGTTGAAGAACAGCATCAGGGTTCTGTGATGCAGGCGCTGGGCGAACGTAAAGGCGACCTGAAAAACATGAATCCAGACGGTAAAGGCCGCGTACGTCTCGACTACGTGATCCCAAGCCGTGGTCTGATCGGCTTCCGTTCTGAGTTCATGACCATGACTTCCGGTACAGGTCTGCTGTACTCCACCTTCAGCCACTACGACGACGTTCGTCCGGGTGAAGTAGGTCAGCGTCAGAACGGCGTACTGATCTCTAACGGTCAGGGTAAAGCGGTAGCGTTCGCGCTGTTTGGTCTGCAGGATCGCGGTAAGCTGTTCCTCGGTCACGGTGCAGAAGTTTACGAAGGTCAGATTATCGGTATTCACAGCCGCTCTAACGACCTGACTGTAAACTGCCTGACCGGTAAGAAACTGACCAACATGCGTGCTTCCGGTACTGACGAAGCCGTTGTTCTGGTTCCGCCTATCCGCATGACTCTGGAACAAGCTCTGGAGTTCATCGATGATGACGAACTGGTAGAAGTGACTCCGACCTCTATCCGTATTCGTAAACGTCACCTGACGGAAAACGATCGTCGTCGCGCTAACCGCGCACCGAAAGACGATTAA
- the glnA gene encoding glutamate--ammonia ligase, translating into MSAEHVLTMLNEHEVKFVDLRFTDTKGKEQHVTIPAHQVNAEFFEEGKMFDGSSIGGWKGINESDMVLMPDASTAVIDPFFADSTLIIRCDILEPGTLQGYDRDPRSIAKRAEDYLRSTGIADTVLFGPEPEFFLFDDIRFGSSISGSHVAIDDIEGAWNSSTQYEGGNKGHRPAVKGGYFPVPPVDSAQDIRSEMCLVMEQMGLVVEAHHHEVATAGQNEVATRFNTMTKKADEIQIYKYVVHNVAHRFGKTATFMPKPMFGDNGSGMHCHMSLSKNGVNLFAGDKYAGLSEQALYYIGGVIKHAKAINALANPTTNSYKRLVPGYEAPVMLAYSARNRSASIRIPVVSSPKARRIEVRFPDPAANPYLCFAALLMAGLDGIKNKIHPGEAMDKNLYDLPPEEAKEIPQVAGSLEEALNELDLDREFLKAGGVFTDEAIDAYIALRREEDDRVRMTPHPVEFELYYSV; encoded by the coding sequence ATGTCCGCTGAACACGTACTGACGATGCTGAACGAGCACGAAGTGAAGTTTGTTGATTTGCGCTTCACCGATACCAAAGGTAAAGAACAGCACGTCACTATCCCTGCTCATCAGGTGAATGCTGAATTCTTCGAAGAAGGCAAAATGTTTGACGGCTCCTCGATTGGCGGCTGGAAAGGCATTAACGAATCCGACATGGTGCTGATGCCAGACGCATCCACCGCAGTGATTGACCCGTTCTTCGCCGACTCTACCCTGATTATCCGTTGCGACATCCTTGAACCTGGCACCCTGCAAGGCTATGACCGTGACCCGCGCTCTATTGCGAAGCGCGCCGAAGATTACCTGCGTTCCACTGGCATTGCCGACACCGTACTGTTCGGGCCAGAACCTGAATTCTTCCTGTTCGATGACATCCGTTTCGGATCGTCTATCTCCGGTTCTCACGTTGCTATCGACGATATCGAAGGTGCATGGAACTCCTCCACCCAATACGAAGGTGGTAACAAAGGTCACCGTCCGGCAGTGAAAGGCGGTTACTTCCCGGTGCCTCCGGTAGACTCTGCTCAGGATATCCGTTCTGAAATGTGTCTGGTGATGGAGCAGATGGGCCTGGTGGTTGAAGCACATCACCACGAAGTAGCGACTGCAGGTCAGAACGAAGTGGCTACCCGCTTCAATACCATGACCAAAAAAGCCGACGAAATTCAGATCTACAAATATGTTGTGCACAACGTGGCGCACCGCTTCGGTAAAACCGCGACCTTTATGCCAAAACCGATGTTCGGTGATAACGGCTCCGGTATGCACTGCCACATGTCGCTGTCTAAAAACGGCGTTAACCTGTTCGCGGGCGACAAATACGCAGGTCTGTCTGAACAGGCGCTGTACTACATTGGCGGCGTAATCAAACACGCTAAAGCAATTAACGCCCTTGCAAACCCGACCACCAACTCTTACAAGCGTCTGGTCCCGGGCTACGAAGCACCGGTAATGCTGGCTTACTCTGCGCGTAACCGTTCTGCGTCTATCCGTATTCCGGTGGTTTCTTCTCCGAAAGCACGTCGTATCGAAGTGCGTTTCCCGGACCCAGCGGCTAACCCGTACCTGTGCTTTGCTGCCCTACTGATGGCCGGTCTTGATGGCATCAAAAACAAGATCCATCCGGGCGAAGCGATGGACAAAAACCTGTATGACCTGCCGCCGGAAGAAGCGAAAGAGATCCCACAGGTTGCAGGCTCTCTGGAAGAAGCACTGAACGAACTGGATCTGGACCGTGAGTTCCTGAAAGCCGGTGGCGTGTTCACTGATGAAGCAATTGATGCGTACATCGCTCTGCGTCGTGAAGAAGATGACCGTGTGCGCATGACTCCGCATCCGGTAGAGTTTGAGCTGTACTACAGCGTCTAA
- the glnL gene encoding nitrogen regulation protein NR(II) has protein sequence MATGTQPDAGQILNSLINSILLIDDNLAIHYANPAAQQLLAQSSRKLFGTPLPELLSYFSLNIELMQESLEAGQGFTDNEVTLVIDGRSHILSVTAQRMPDGMILLEMAPMDNQRRLSQEQLQHAQQAAARDLVRGLAHEIKNPLGGLRGAAQLLSKALPDPSLLEYTKVIIEQADRLRNLVDRLLGPQLPGTRVTESIHKVAERVVTLVSMELPDNVRLIRDYDPSLPELAHDPDQIEQVLLNIVRNALQALGPEGGEIILRTRTAFQLTLHGERYRLAARIDVEDNGPGIPPHLQDTLFYPMVSGREGGTGLGLSIARNLIDQHSGKIEFTSWPGHTEFSVYLPIRK, from the coding sequence ATGGCAACAGGCACGCAGCCCGATGCTGGGCAGATCCTCAACTCGCTGATTAACAGTATTTTGTTAATTGATGACAATCTGGCGATCCATTACGCCAACCCCGCCGCGCAACAACTGCTCGCCCAAAGCTCCCGCAAATTGTTTGGTACACCGTTACCGGAACTATTGAGCTACTTCTCATTAAATATCGAGCTGATGCAAGAAAGTCTGGAGGCGGGGCAAGGTTTTACCGATAACGAAGTGACGCTGGTCATCGACGGGCGCTCGCATATCCTTTCTGTGACGGCTCAGCGTATGCCGGACGGCATGATCCTGCTGGAGATGGCACCGATGGATAACCAGCGCCGCTTAAGTCAGGAACAGCTACAGCACGCCCAGCAGGCTGCTGCCCGTGATTTAGTCCGTGGCCTTGCGCATGAGATTAAAAATCCGCTTGGCGGTTTACGTGGCGCGGCGCAGCTGCTCAGCAAAGCATTACCTGACCCGTCACTGCTGGAATATACCAAAGTGATTATCGAACAGGCGGACCGGCTGCGAAATCTGGTCGACCGTCTGTTGGGGCCGCAGCTGCCCGGTACGCGCGTTACCGAAAGTATTCACAAAGTGGCTGAACGCGTGGTGACGCTGGTGTCGATGGAACTGCCGGACAACGTGCGGTTGATTCGTGATTACGACCCCAGCCTGCCGGAACTGGCGCACGACCCGGATCAAATTGAGCAAGTGCTGCTGAATATTGTGCGCAATGCGCTACAGGCGCTGGGACCGGAAGGCGGTGAAATCATTCTGCGTACCCGCACCGCGTTTCAACTGACCTTACACGGCGAGCGTTATCGGCTGGCGGCGCGGATTGATGTGGAAGATAACGGGCCGGGCATTCCGCCTCATTTGCAGGATACGCTGTTTTACCCGATGGTCAGCGGCCGCGAAGGTGGCACCGGGCTTGGCTTATCCATCGCCCGTAATTTGATTGATCAGCATTCAGGCAAAATTGAATTTACCAGTTGGCCAGGTCATACCGAGTTCTCGGTTTACCTGCCTATCAGGAAATAA